From a region of the Lactuca sativa cultivar Salinas chromosome 4, Lsat_Salinas_v11, whole genome shotgun sequence genome:
- the LOC111921569 gene encoding protein ROLLING AND ERECT LEAF 2, producing the protein MGCRPSKVDDLPLVIRCRERKRLIKSAADYRYDLSSSHLAYFHSLRDIGFALSRFVDEQLVIPSPSPSSPVLTLPSDQGKTKNNGSMSSGSISHIHSIDGGNGDSESDLSSSLDGHIHLHDSGGFENEKPRSSSHNRPHHYNELDSNDPYVMNREPPPYQPPWGPNQTNFSDPYAMNRGQQPYQPPWGDPYVVNPAAFPYQPPWGPNQTSWGENDPYVMNPSASQYQPPWGAYQENFDSHNEYGGNPNSNQYASYMKKSAPATRTVIQPEEARGFQETRQWPDPSQYNPYGYGFSYGGAPVPPPQEPEKPKSPPPPPPPKDSDYLNFFDAYDNGYPGYGYGYGSMVSSPDSSEVREREGIPDLEEETETESNHDEVLKRHTTNNIKRNLGEGTSRSVGLEDNVGSSWREHSRRIPPRKSEMETHDETTLNSVASENNEGAQSVEIEVDRHSPETVVSQSMGEGYEGKKGVSFDVDEESIHEIESSMLSSLTTLSVHGSRDLQEVVNEIKDEFEVAFGYGKEVALMLEAGKLPYQSRFAVLKVVLSKILYPLASSEHPIQSVRSCSRVTKLAGSYNVDAVPNVRSINLSSTLEKLYVWEKKLYKEVKDEERLRVMYEKMYKRLNELDANGAESSKIDAAQASIRRLMTKLNVSIKAIDAISTEIHKVRDKELQPQVSDLIYGLIRMWQAIVKCHRKQFEALMESRSRTLRTNTTTTSIEQDSNSRAVVDLETGLVTWSQHFNNWINAQKSYIDSLNGWLNQCIDHQPELTIDGVVPYSPARLGAPPIFIICNDWHREIKSVSQDRVSKAIHGFASNLRQLMERQDDVQRIMVKNEYHAKDLAGIRKKTGGGLPEKMSGPMVPSESGVVEEEWARHKEAMKLVAGGGGLSSLQGGVIPIFRALETFTCDALKAHEQVRLQG; encoded by the exons ATGGGCTGCAGACCTTCCAAAGTTGACGATTTGCCATTGGTGATACGTTgtagagagaggaagagattGATCAAGTCCGCCGCGGATTACCGGTACGATTTGTCTTCCTCGCATCTGGCTTACTTTCATTCTCTTAGAGACATCGGTTTTGCACTTTCTCGATTTGTTGATGAACAGCTTGTAATCCCCTCACCCTCTCCATCCTCCCCGGTACTGACATTGCCATCTGACCAAGGTAAGACTAAAAACAATGGCTCCATGTCTTCTGGTTCGATTTCTCATATTCATTCCATAGATGGTGGAAATGGGGATTCTGAATCTGATCTGAGTTCGTCTCTGGATGGCCATATTCATCTGCATGATAGTggtggttttgaaaatgaaaaacccCGATCTTCCTCGCATAATCGGCCCCATCACTACAACGAATTGGATTCAAATGACCCTTATGTAATGAACAGAGAGCCACCACCCTATCAACCTCCCTGGGGACCAAACCAAACAAATTTCAGTGATCCTTATGCAATGAACAGAGGACAACAGCCCTATCAACCTCCTTGGGGCGACCCTTATGTTGTGAACCCAGCTGCATTCCCATATCAACCTCCTTGGGGACCAAACCAAACTAGTTGGGGTGAGAATGACCCTTACGTGATGAACCCATCTGCTTCACAATATCAACCTCCATGGGGAGCATATCAAGAGAATTTTGATTCTCACAATGAATATGGTGGAAATCCCAATTCAAATCAGTATGCTTCTTATATGAAAAAATCTGCCCCAGCTACCCGCACTGTGATTCAACCAGAGGAAGCAAGGGGCTTTCAAGAAACTAGGCAATGGCCTGATCCATCACAATATAATCCATATGGGTATGGGTTTTCTTATGGAGGGGCACCAGTACCACCACCCCAAGAACCTGAAAAACCCAAAAGTCCCCCACCTCCTCCTCCACCCAAGGATTCTGATTATCTTAACTTTTTTGATGCGTATGATAACGGGTATCCTGGTTATGGATACGGATATGGATCCATGGTTAGTAGTCCAGATTCAAGTGaagtgagagagagggagggaatTCCAGACTTGGAAGAAGAAACAGAAACCGAGTCCAATCATGACGAAGTTCTCAAGAGGCACACCACTAATAATATAAAGAGAAATTTAGGTGAAGGCACATCAAGATCAGTTGGATTAGAAGATAATGTAGGTAGTTCATGGAGGGAACATTCTAGAAGAATCCCACCAAGAAAAAGTGAAATGGAAACACATGATGAAACTACTTTGAATTCAGTAGCATCGGAAAATAATGAGGGAGCACAATCTGTTGAAATTGAAGTAGACAGGCATAGTCCTGAGACAGTTGTTTCACAAAGCATGGGGGAGGGGTATGAGGGTAAAAAGGGAGTTAGTTTTGATGTAGATGAGGAATCGATACATGAGATTGAATCCTCAATGTTAAGTAGTTTGACAACATTATCTGTTCATGGTTCTCGGGATCTTCAAGAGGTAGTTAATGAAATCAAGGATGAATTTGAGGTTGCCTTTGGTTACGGGAAAGAGGTTGCCTTGATGCTTGAAGCAGGGAAGTTGCCATATCAATCAAGGTTTGCAGTTCTTAAGG TGGTCTTATCCAAGATTCTGTATCCTTTAGCATCTTCAGAGCATCCAATACAATCTGTAAGATCGTGTTCTCGGGTAACAAAATTAGCAGGATCTTATAATGTGGATGCAGTTCCCAATGTTAGGTCCATCAACCTTTCTTCTACTTTGGAGAAGCTATATGTATGGGAAAAGAAGTTATACAAGGAAGTAAAG GATGAAGAGAGGCTGAGGGTAATGTATGAGAAAATGTACAAGAGACTGAATGAATTGGATGCAAATGGAGCAGAATCTAGTAAGATCGATGCTGCACAGGCTTCTATACGAAGGTTGATGACTAAACTAAACGTATCCATCAAAGCCATTGATGCCATATCTACCGAGATACACAAAGTCAGGGACAAAGAACTGCAGCCACAAGTCAGCGACTTGATCTACGG aCTGATAAGAATGTGGCAAGCGATTGTGAAATGCCACCGAAAACAATTCGAAGCTCTCATGGAAAGCAGAAGCCGAACTTTACGAACAAACACAACAACAACAAGTATTGAACAAGATTCCAACTCCAGAGCTGTAGTCGATCTTGAAACCGGACTCGTAACATGGTCCCAACATTTCAACAACTGGATCAACGCCCAAAAATCATACATCGATTCCCTAAACGGGTGGCTAAACCAATGCATCGATCACCAACCGGAACTAACCATCGATGGCGTGGTCCCTTATTCCCCGGCCCGTCTCGGGGCCCCACCAATTTTCATAATCTGCAACGATTGGCACCGCGAAAtcaaatccgtttcccaagaccgCGTCTCCAAAGCTATACACGGGTTTGCGTCTAATCTGAGACAGTTGATGGAGAGGCAAGATGATGTGCAAAGGATTATGGTGAAAAATGAGTATCATGCAAAGGATTTGGCCGGAATCCGGAAGAAGACTGGTGGCGGGTTGCCGGAAAAGATGAGTGGGCCAATGGTTCCGTCGGAAAGTGGGGTGGTGGAGGAGGAATGGGCGAGGCATAAGGAGGCTATGAAGTTGGTTGCTGGTGGTGGTGGTTTGAGTAGTTTACAAGGTGGTGTGATTCCAATTTTTAGGGCTTTAGAGACTTTTACTTGTGATGCGTTAAAAGCTCATGAGCAGGTAAGACTGCAAGGCTAA